DNA sequence from the Fusarium verticillioides 7600 chromosome 2, whole genome shotgun sequence genome:
tacGCTGGAGCTCGAtctttgatgatgtccaAGCTGCTCTTGAGACTACTGGGTCTCAGCAGTTTACTGTTCAGTCGATTGGTTCGAATGCTGAGCATTTGATCTACActgctctcaagaagacGTCTCTTCGGTATCTCGTTCCAGAGACTACCGTGCccagccaaccaaccagTGTTCCTAGCGTTCCTGACGCTGGCACGAGTAAGCCAAAGCTTGCTATCGTCGCGATGTCCGGCCGCTTCCCCGGTGCAAAGGATAACGAAGCCTACTGGGATCTTCTCTACAAAGGCCTCGACGTGCACAAGCCCGTTCCAAGTCTTCGCTGGGATCAGCAAACACACGTCGATCCTACCGGCGCAGCAAAGAACACAAGCGCTACTCCGTTTGGTTGCTGGCTAGATGATCCTTCTGAGTTCGACGctcgcttcttcaacatttcTCCCCGTGAAGCTCCTCAGATTGATCCCGCGCAGAGGTTAGCTCTCATGACAGCTTATGAAGCGATTGAACAAGCCGGTATTGTCCCTGATGCCACGCCATCTACTCGACCTGATCGTGTTGGTATCTTCTACGGTGTCACTAGCAACGACTGGATGGAAACGAACAGCGCTCAAAACATCGACACATATTTCATCCCCGGCGGAAACCGAGCTTTCATTCCCGGCCGCATCAACTatttcttcaagttcagcgGTCCCAGCTACGCCGTCGACACAGCGTGTTCATCATCCCTCGCCGGTATCCATCTAGCCTGCAATGCCCTCTGGCAAGGCGACGTCGACACTGCCATCGCCGGCGGTACGAATGTCTTGACCAACCCAGATTACCACGCTGGTCTTGACAGGGGACACTTTCTCTCACGCACAGGAAACTGTAAGacctttgatgatggggCTGATGGGTACTGTCGCGGTGAAGGTGTAGCGACTATTATTATCAAGAGGCTTGATGATGCGATTGCGGAGAATGATCCGATCTTGGGCGTTGTTCTTGGGGCGTATACGAATCATTCTGCTGAGTCGGAGTCGATTACACGGCCGCATGTTGGTGCGCAGCGGGTCATCTTtaacaagatcttgaacgaggctgctgttgatccTTATTCTGTCAGTTACGTCGAAATGCATGGAACGTAAGTCAACTCCCCATCTCTCTTTTACCTTACATACTAATCACATGCATGCCTAGCGGTACGCAAGCTGGCGATGCAACCGAGATGTCCAGTGTCCTCGAGACTTTTGCACCTCCTCTAGCAGAAGGCAAAGTCGCCCGCCCAGACTCCCAGAAGCTCTACATCGGCTCAGCGAAAGCAAATATCGGCCACggagaagctgcttctggtGTCTGCAGTGTGATCAAGGTTCTTCAAatgctcaagaaggataCCATCGTTCCACACTGCGgtatcaagaacaagatcaatcaTCGCTTTCCCACTGATCTCGACCAACGAAACGTTCGAATTGCCTTGGAACCAACAGGATGGAAGAAAGGTACAGAGACTAACCCCAGACGTGTCTTTGTCAACAACTTCAGTGCTGCGGGAGGTAACTCCGCGCTGTTGATCCAGGACGCACCACCTAGAAAACAACTCATCGCCAGCAGTGACTCTCGTGTTCAAttccccatcgccatcacTGCAAAGAGCGGCGTTTCTCTTCAAGGAAACATGCGCTCAatgctcaagttcctcagcaCAAACCCACACACCTCCCTCGCCGAGCTCTCCTACACCACCACAGCGCGACgcatccaccaccaacaccgcATTCTCGTCCCCGGCGCTACCCCCGAAGAAATATGCTCCAAGATCGAAACAGCTCTTCAGAACAACACTGGCGTCACGCGACCCAAGGCTGCACCAAAGGTAGTCTTTACTTTCAcaggtcaaggagctcagTACCCTGGAATGGGAAAACAGCTCTTTGAAGAGAATGAGTTTGTGCGCAATGAGCTTCTCTCACTTGATCGGATTGCTCAGAATTTGGGATTCACTTCGATGCTTTCTTTCATTCAATCTGATGAGCCTGATGTCAGCAAGTTTGCGCCTTCACTTGTCCAGCTTGCTAGTGTTTGTCTTCAGATTACGCTGAGCAAACTCTGGGCGACTTGGGGAATTACTCCGACTGCTGTTGTGGGACACAGTCTCGGGGAATATGCTGCTCTTAACGTTGCTGGTGTTTTGTCGGATACTGATACGTTGTTTCTTGTTGGTGGTCGAGcgcagcttcttgagcagaaGTGTACTCGCGGTACCCACGCCATGCTTGTGGTGAAGGGATCCCAGGAGGAGATCGCTAATGCTTCTGAAGGGAGAAAACTATGAGACGGCTTGTATTAACTCTCCTATCGAGACTGTTCTTGCTGGTCCGAATGAGCAGAtcgccaaggtcaaggaacAGCTCACGGCGGCTAGCTTCAAGACCACTCTTCTCAAGGTACCTTACGCTTTCCACTCGTCCCAGTTGGAGCCAGTGGTATTCGACATAGAGAAGCTCGCCAAAAAAGTGGCTTTCTCAGAGCCCCGAATCCCAGTTCTGTGTCCCTTGGAAGGTACTGTcatcgagaatgagaaccCATTCAATGCCTCATATCTCGCCCGCCATTCTCGACAGCCCGTCAACATGCTCACCGCATTGACCACTGCTTATCGTGACGGCTATCTCAGCGATCGCTCAATGGTGCTCGAAGTCGGTCCTCATCCAGCCGTCTCCGGCATGGTCAAGCCCACCCTCGGCCAACAGATCACCTGCGTCGCCTCCCTCCAACGCAGCCGAGCACCCTGGGATATGCTCTCCGCAGCGCTCAAGAGTCTTTACGATGCTGGAGCTAGCATCAATTGGGCTGATTACCAGAGCAACTTCCCTGGCGCACACACTGTCGTGGATCTTCCGGCCTATAGCTGGGATCTCAAGGAGTACTGGATCCAGTACGTCAACGACTGGTCGCTGCGAAAGGGTGACCCTCCTTTGGTCATCAACAATGTGTCCAAGCTTGAGAGCACTACTATCCAcagtgttgttgaggagagcgGTAACTCTAAGAAAACTCATattgttgttgaggctgatattGCTCGCAAGGATTTGAGCCCTCTCGTCCAAGGCCATGAGGTCGACGGGATCCCTCTCTGCACTCCTTCTGTCTATGCTGATATCGCGCTGAGTCTCGGTAAGTATCTGCTTGAGAGGTATCAACCACAGCAGAAGGATGATATGGTAGTAGTCTCGGACATGACCGTGTATAAGGCCTTGATCCTCCGTGGTGATGGATCTCGACAGCCTATCCAGGCCCATGCTGATGCAGACTGGTCATCTCAGTCAGTCTCAATCAAGTTCATGTCTTTCGATGTAAGTATCTTTTTCATTCGATATCCGCACCTAAACTTACAACCTTGCAGAACAAGGGCAATCTGCAGGAACACTCCGCCTGTGTAGTCCGCTTCAAAGACCGAAGCCATCAAGACGCCCTCCAGAGCGAAGCCCGCACCATAAAGCAAAAGATGCAAAACCTCCGCAACCAAATCACCACCGGTGAAAGCGCGCGCTTCAATCGCCCCATGGCATACCGCATGATCCGTCCCCTCGCCCGCTTCCACGACGACTACCGTGCCATCGACGAAGTCGTCCTCAACAGCGAAACCCTCGAAGCTTCCAGCAAGATCAGCTTCGGCACCGTCAAGCGTGATGGTGACTTCCACACTCATCCCGCCGTCATCGATGCTCTTACTCAGTCTTGTGGCTTTGCTATGAACTGCAATGATCACACTGACATTGATGTGGATGTTTACATGAACCATGGCTGGGGGTCActtgagctgtttgagcctttggactttgagaaggagTATACTACTTATACTCAGATGCATGCTGGGGAGGATAAGCTTTGGTATGGTGATGTGACGATCTTTGACCAGGATAGGGTTGTTGCTTTCTTCGGTCAGATCGCGATTCAAGGTGTCCCGCGAAGAGTCCTCAAGGTGATCCTCTCTATTGAGAGTGGTAAGAAGGGCCAGCCTCAGCGCCAGACGCAAGACAAACCCCGAACCACTCCCTCACAACCAAAGTCTACCGCCAAGCCAACACAGAACAAACCAGCAGCCAAGGTAGAACCACCAAAGTTCTCTACCGCAGTCCGCATCATCTCAGAAGAGAGCGGAATCGACGTCTCCGACTTCACCGACGGCACAACCTTCTCAGACGTCGGCATCGACTCCCTCCTTGGTCTTACAATCTCTGCTCGCTTCCAAGAGGAACTCgacattgaccttgacttcAACGCTCTCTTCTTCGAACATCCCACCGTCAAGGATCTACGAACCTTTCTCGGCGCAGACGAAGATGTCTCTGGAAGTTCATCCTCTGCAGCTAGTGATTCTGGTCGTGACACGACCACCACTGGGAGCGCTACCCCAGAGCTCCAAGAGGAGTTTGCGGAATcagctgaggttgagtttgagCGCGCTCTTGAGATTATCTCTGAGGAGAGTGGTGTTGCGAGATCTGATCTAGATGACGAGACGAACTTTGCGGATTGTGGTGTTGATTCGCTTCTGTCGCTTGTTATTGCGAGTCGGTTCCAGGATACGTTTGGGCTGGATATTGCGCATGAGCAGCTGTTTATGGAGTGTCAGACTGTTGGcgacctcaagaccatgCTGGCGCGGGAGATGGGTTTGGCTACGCCAGCTTCTAAACCTGCTGCGGTTCCTGCACCTGTTGTCTCCGAAGCTGTCGCGCAAGAAACAGTAGTCACCCATAGCGACACTTCGAACCTCGCCGCACGTGAACAAGCGATCActgagcttgtcaacaagTACACCGCTGGCTTCAAGGCGCCTACTTCAAACCCCAATGGTCCTTCTCTCGGCAAGAACGAAAacgtcgtcctcgtcacAGGCGCATCAGGCGGTTTGGGAAGCCATCTCGTCTACGCCCTGGCCCAACTCGAAGAAGTCCGCACCATCATATGTCTCAACCGCCCCAACAGAGAAGACGCGACTACCCGCCAGTACAAGGCTATGAGAGACAAGGGAATCCGCTTCCCAGAGcatctcaagtccaaggTTCGCATCTTCCAGGCCGATACCTCGAAGCCCAAGCTTGGAGTTGCCGACAGTGAATACCAGTCTTTGATTCAGTCTGTTACGCACATCATTCACAATGCCTGGCCCATGAGTGCGAAGCGTCCTCTTTCAGGCTTTGAGTCGCAGTTCCAGGTCTTCCgcaatcttcttgatctgggACGTGAGTGTGCTTCTAGTCGTCCTGCAGacttcaagttcagcttcCAGATGATTTCCTCAATTGGGGTTGTTGGACAGTGGGGTCTTGCCGCTGGACAGACTGGCAAGATTGTTGTGCCCGAGGAGAGAACTACCATTGACTCACTACTGGGTAACGGATACGCTGAAGCGAAATGGGGTTGTGAGAGGATGCTTGATGAGACTCTCCACAAGTTTACCGATCGTTTCCGTCCCATGGTCGTGCGACTTGGTCAGATCGCTGGATCCAAGACGAGTGGCTACTGGAACCCCATGGAGCACTTtggcttcctcatcaagtCCTCCCAGACTCTAAACGCTCTTCCTGACGTCGATGGCAATCTCAACTGGACTCCTGTCAACGACATCGCGGATAGTCTAACcgatctcatcctctccgACCGAACCCCATACCCAATCTATCACATCGATAATCCCATCGGCCAACAATGGCGcgatgtcaacaacatcctctccGACACCCTTCGCATTCCCAACAAGGTCCCTTTCAAGCAGTGGCTCGACATGGTGCGCAAAGCTCCTCAGCAGGATAACCCCGCTGCTCTGCTCGCCGACTTCCTTGAAGACACATACCTGCGCATGGCATgtggtggccttgttctcgatGTGAAGCATTCGCTTGAGCACTCCAAGTCTCTTTCAGCCGTCGGACCTGTTTCCGAGACGGTAGTGAGGAAGTATATCCATATCTGGAAGGAGAttgggttcttgaagaccaCGGCAGAGGATAAGGCTgggtttgaggctgagaggttgaagctttGGGGACCCAGAGTATAGGCTTGATAAGTATATTTATGGTTAAGCTAGAGTTTCTTTTATGGTTAAATTAGATTGAATAGTttctttatatatatatacatagACATTTAACTTGGTCATTCACCACAATCGCGTTCATCTTATGTGACCAGCCTAAACCTTTTCATCACAGAGTCTATCAAGTATATCGTAGACTATACTAGCCTTGTCTTTACTGTCATCAATCATCCTAAAATATCCTAAATTCGTCTCAATGTTTCCATGGTTTATGATGAAGGTCTTGCGATCGGCTACTTGTTACGTGAACCTGGAGGGATAGCTCCACTGCTGCAACGACAACGCGACTTTGCTGCACTGCAACATTGGTGAGTGTTATTTTCTTCGTAAACCACCGCTATTCTCTTGCATATATTGCTCATCACTGGCATTAACAAGGCCCTGCGGCCCGGCGCTGATCACCTCGATGGGGTTGGCGCCAAGCCATCAGGGTCTTTTCATGCAGATCAGGTCCCATCGTCTTTTACTTATGCAACTGCCGTGCATATTCGCTGGAACCTCATAGCCGACTCCAATGCAGCGAAGATATTAAATGTAATCGCATGATGGAGTATATGCCATCAAGGTAGACATGAATTGTCGCAGCTGTGTGGTTctcagtgatgatgcttgagTACTTATTGCTCAATGACTTCGCAAACTTGTGCAAAGatcattcatcatctctcGATCTCTTTTGATACCCCGAGTGCTTCTATACCCACCAAACATGGTCAAGTTTACCCATCAGCTCTGGGGCGCCTCAGTTCTCCTGCTGCCATGTTTGGGCAGCGTACATGGCACTAGTTTACCACTTAAAGATCGCCAACAAACTGGTTCCTGTGTCAACAAACCACAGATGCAAGATTTTGAATCGGTCGGAGCTTGGTTCGACGACGTCGCGAAGCTCAATTGCACCTCAGTCTCCAAAGTCCCCAATGCCTCGATCGCCATTGTCGGGGGCGGTGTTTCCGGGCTTACCACCGCTCTCATGCTAGATAGCATAGGTCTTCACAACTGGGAGATCATCGAAGCTAGCGATAGAGTCGGCGGACGCTTCAGGACCAAGTTTGTCGGTGGTACACAGGAATTTGCAGAGATGGGCCCGATGAGATTGCCGTATACCGTCACGTATAAGAGTGATAACTCTACACATGAGTATACGGAGCATCGCCTGATTTTCCAGTTGGCCGAGACTCTCAATTCCATGAATGGCAATGACTCAAAGTGGAAAGTAGACTTTATCCCGTGGATTCAACATCATCCCAATGAGCTTATTGCTTGGGGAACTGGTCGCCATCCTGACGGCAGCATCCCAACGAGAACAGACATTCTCGCAAACTCAAGCCTCGCCAGACCGCCAGCTATGGTCTCCGCCGAGTATAACGAAACTAAGCGCCGTATGaatgagatcctcaagaacgAAACTATGCTCAAAGCCATTCAGGCCGACGTCTGGCGGTCTCACAAATTCGTCATGGGCCAGGGCTACGATGACTGGAGTGAACAATGTATGATGCGGGAATCTTTCCATGCCAGCGAGAACGTAACTGATGCTATCTGGACTGCGACGGATTATGATGTCTTCTGGGATGAATTGGTGCACAACTCAAACCTAGCATTGGATGGGACGAAAGACTCTTTAGGCGAGACAGAGTGGAAGTGCGTTGATGGAGGCTTCAATCGACTCACCGATGCTTTCATCCCTCACGTTTCCGATCGTCTGGTTCTCAATCGCAAGATCAGAAAGCTCGAACCAGTCAAGAGCAAAGATGGCCAAACTCGAACAAGACTCTCATGGTATCCCAGCGTCAAGAAACGGACGTTCGAGTCGAAAGACTACGACTACACCATCATGGCAGTTCCCTTCACAATGACCCGCTTCATGGACCTcccctcattctcatccgTCCTCGGCCGCGCAATCAGCGAAGCAGGCCTACGCTTCAAATCCGCCTGCAAagtctccctcctcttctccgaACGTTTCTGGGAGAAAGGCGACCGCCCCATCTTTGGTGGTTACTCCATTCCTGAGAGTAGACCCATCGGCGCATTATACTATCCTGTCTACGGACTAAATGAGTCCCGACCTGGGCTGATTACACACTACCGTGGTGGAGATTGGAGTGATCGCTACGTCAGCTTCTCTGACGAAGAGCACGTCCAGACAGTTCTCGCCGCAATCGTTAGTCTTCACGGGGAGCAAGCGCGAGAGCTCTATACGGGTGATTATGAACGGTTGTGCTGGTTGCAAGATGAACATACTGCGACATCGTGGTGTCGTCCTGATGTTGAGCAACACAATCTGTACATCCCGGCGTATCATCAGACGGAGCACAATACTATCTTCATTGGTGAGCATACAGCCCCGACGCAGGCTTGGATTAGCTCAGCTATATACTCCGCTGCAAGGGGGACGATTCAATTGTTGCTAGAGCTAGGAATGGTGGAAGAGGCAAAGGAGATCAATCGACGTTGGATGGGAAGATGGATTAGGCACGAGGCCAAGCCATGACTTGAGTAAGCCCTCTAAGCCCTGATAAAGGGTCATCTTGCCACAGGGCGGGCAATACATCTTTCAGTGCAGAT
Encoded proteins:
- a CDS encoding L-amino-acid oxidase, whose protein sequence is MVKFTHQLWGASVLLLPCLGSVHGTSLPLKDRQQTGSCVNKPQMQDFESVGAWFDDVAKLNCTSVSKVPNASIAIVGGGVSGLTTALMLDSIGLHNWEIIEASDRVGGRFRTKFVGGTQEFAEMGPMRLPYTVTYKSDNSTHEYTEHRLIFQLAETLNSMNGNDSKWKVDFIPWIQHHPNELIAWGTGRHPDGSIPTRTDILANSSLARPPAMVSAEYNETKRRMNEILKNETMLKAIQADVWRSHKFVMGQGYDDWSEQCMMRESFHASENVTDAIWTATDYDVFWDELVHNSNLALDGTKDSLGETEWKCVDGGFNRLTDAFIPHVSDRLVLNRKIRKLEPVKSKDGQTRTRLSWYPSVKKRTFESKDYDYTIMAVPFTMTRFMDLPSFSSVLGRAISEAGLRFKSACKVSLLFSERFWEKGDRPIFGGYSIPESRPIGALYYPVYGLNESRPGLITHYRGGDWSDRYVSFSDEEHVQTVLAAIVSLHGEQARELYTGDYERLCWLQDEHTATSWCRPDVEQHNLYIPAYHQTEHNTIFIGEHTAPTQAWISSAIYSAARGTIQLLLELGMVEEAKEINRRWMGRWIRHEAKP